The following proteins are encoded in a genomic region of Macrobrachium nipponense isolate FS-2020 chromosome 44, ASM1510439v2, whole genome shotgun sequence:
- the LOC135204348 gene encoding uncharacterized protein LOC135204348, whose product MAAVMMSGGAVLLTILAAVLVGSEGAASIVLKCDEQCHCDTTVKGILKERRIVCNETGSEPVHLTEEVFLPKSREIISQVYVRVERSVGVTITEGFIAGWKGYPSSALDVWDVEFLSLPKNLNDPGKSNPLRHTFAGIGIKGCTVDELPRYLFSGKPKAGLRLIQSTVGIVRADAFSNVNALSYLEVEDSDIGIFKGPANETGRLVVTKEESIYGVWFHNSVIGRIESGVFNLTSFSVHGMLLDNVTIGRLDTDAVVMSNINLVLQNSSVADLQAGALRTEGGGTVRMKNNHIAAQPGALTHLKCSFTDHHITGNYIDVPFSDAEEPVVDSDSDEATNGTETSSEPSYTSPPYKSRTLYELASSRLKQVLDPTCVPYNLPRWATEAACGLQASPRAERQTSDLMYVVLYCLIGICVIAVIATVALSCGLVSSKNRRRRVPDKSPVVLMTQINDPLYEEASNFLMPPPVPAPIQFTPEGKGACGSSQDAATSPAWNGCSSGAPDNSRVENAYMNMR is encoded by the exons ATGGCCGCAGTCATGATGTCAGGTGGCGCCGTCCTCCTGACGATCTTGGCGGCCGTTCTTGTGGGCAGCGAAGGCGCCGCTTCGATTGTGCTGAAATGCGACGAACAGTGTCACTGCGACACAACTGTCAAGGGCATCTTGAAGGAACGTCGCATCGTTTGCAACGAGACAGGATCAGAG CCCGTTCACCTGACGGAGGAGGTCTTTCTGCCGAAGTCGAGAGAGATCATCTCTCAAGTCTACGTCCGGGTCGAGAGGAGCGTTGGAGTCACCATCACAGAGGGATTCATCGCAGGCTGGAAAGGTTACCCTTCCTCTGCCCTCGATGTGTGGGACGTGGAGTTCCTCTCGCTGCCCAAGAACCTGAATGACCCTGGGAAATCGAACCCGTTGAGGCACACGTTTGCAG GCATTGGTATCAAAGGCTGCACTGTGGACGAACTCCCTAGATACCTGTTCAGCGGCAAACCCAAGGCGGGGCTGCGACTGATTCAGTCGACTGTCGGAATCGTGCGAGCCGATGCCTTCAGCAACGTGAACGCGCTGAGTTACCTGGAAGTAGAGGATTCCGACATCGGGATTTTCAAAGGCCCGGCAAATGAAACTGGCAGACTCGTGGTTACAAAAGAAGAGTCTATCTACGGCGTTTGGTTCCACAACTCGGTCATCGGTAGAATCGAGTCGGGAGTTTTCAACCTGACGAGTTTCTCCGTTCACGGAATGCTCCTGGACAACGTGACGATAGGGCGCCTGGATACAGACGCTGTAGTGATGAGCAACATCAACCTCGTCCTGCAGAACTCCAGCGTGGCGGACTTGCAGGCTGGCGCCCTCAGAACGGAAGGTGGCGGGACTGTCAGAATGAAGAATAACCATATTGCCGCCCAGCCTGGCGCTCTGACTCACCTGAAGTGTTCTTTCACTGATCACCACATCACCGGTAATTATATTGACGTTCCATTTTCGGATGCAGAGGAACCTGTCGTAGATTCAGATTCGGATGAGGCGACCAACGGGACGGAAACGAGTTCCGAACCTTCTTATACGTCTCCTCCGTACAAAAGTCGCACTCTGTATGAGCTAGCTTCCAGCCGTTTGAAGCAAGTGCTTGACCCGACATGCGTACCTTACAATCTCCCCAGGTGGGCTACAGAAGCTGCTTGTGGCCTGCAAGCATCTCCCCGAGCCGAGAGACAGACTTCTGATCTGATGTACGTAGTTCTGTACTGTCTCATTGGCATATGCGTCATTGCAGTCATTGCGACTGTAGCATTGTCTTGCGGTTTGGTCAGTTCGAAGAACAGGAGACGAAGGGTACCGGATAAGTCACCCGTCGTCCTGATGACCCAGATCAATGACCCCCTCTATGAGGAAGCGTCTAATTTTCTGATGCCACCGCCAGTTCCCGCCCCGATCCAGTTCACTCCCGAGGGTAAGGGCGCCTGTGGTTCAAGCCAAGATGCGGCGACTTCGCCCGCCTGGAATGGATGCAGCAGTGGTGCTCCGGACAACTCCAGAGTGGAGAATGCCTACATGAATATGCGTTAA